ACAAAGGGACCCTTCAGGAGGGCGCCTTGGATCAAGTCACGAAAATTCTGGACCGCCTGCTGGCCCTGCATCCGAAGGAAATCGACCTTTCCCTCGGACGCATGCACCGGTTGCTGACCGCGCTGGGCAATCCCGAGACAAGGTTGCCACCCGTCATTCACGTCGCCGGCACCAACGGCAAGGGCTCGGTAACGGCCACCATGCGGGCCATCCTGGAAGCGTCCGGCAAGCGATGCCACGTCTACACCTCGCCGCACCTTGTTTCCTTCAATGAACGTATCCGGCTGGGGACCGACGGGAACTATGTGTCCGATCCCGTGCTTTACGATGCGCTTCACCGCTGTGAAGACGCCAATGACGGCGCGGAAATCACCTTCTTTGAAATCACCACGGCTGCAGCCCTGCTTCTGTTTGCCGAACATCCGGCCGACATTCTGCTGCTTGAGGTCGGACTTGGCGGACGGCTGGACGCGACCAATGTGATCGATAATCCGTTGGCAACCGTCATCACGCCGGTGTCCATGGATCATGAGAAGTTTCTTGGCGATGACATCGGCACGATTGCCGCGGAGAAAGCCGGGATCATCAAGCCGGGCGTTCCCGTGATCAGTGCAACGCAGGAAAGCGATGCACTGGCCGTCATCACCCGCCAGGCCGCACGCGGCCGGGCACCGCTTCAGGTTTTCGGACAGGATTTTGTGGCCCAGGCCGACCAGGGGCGCCTGGCGTTTCAGGACGAAGACGAACTGATCGATCTGCCGCTGCCGGTGCTTGGCGGTCATCACCAGATCGCCAATGCGGGCCTTGCAATTGCCACCCTCAAGGCGGCCGGTCTTCTTCCCGAAGAAGCTGTTGTCTCGGAAGGCCTCAGAAACGTTGCCTGGCCCGGCCGGCTGCAGCCGATCACCCATGGGGATCTGGTCGGGATGTGCCCGGACGGGTCTGAAATCTGGCTCGACGGTGGCCATAATCCGGGGGCCGGCATTTCCGTGGCCCGCTTCATGGGCGAACAGGAAGAACGCGCACCACGCCCGCTCTACCTGATAGTGGGCATGCTGACGACCAAGGACCCGGTGGGGTTCTTCCGTCCGTTTGAGGGTCTGGCGCGACATGTCGGCACGGTGCCGATTGTTTCGACGGCTACGG
This genomic interval from Labrenzia sp. VG12 contains the following:
- a CDS encoding folylpolyglutamate synthase/dihydrofolate synthase family protein, which produces MDQVTKILDRLLALHPKEIDLSLGRMHRLLTALGNPETRLPPVIHVAGTNGKGSVTATMRAILEASGKRCHVYTSPHLVSFNERIRLGTDGNYVSDPVLYDALHRCEDANDGAEITFFEITTAAALLLFAEHPADILLLEVGLGGRLDATNVIDNPLATVITPVSMDHEKFLGDDIGTIAAEKAGIIKPGVPVISATQESDALAVITRQAARGRAPLQVFGQDFVAQADQGRLAFQDEDELIDLPLPVLGGHHQIANAGLAIATLKAAGLLPEEAVVSEGLRNVAWPGRLQPITHGDLVGMCPDGSEIWLDGGHNPGAGISVARFMGEQEERAPRPLYLIVGMLTTKDPVGFFRPFEGLARHVGTVPIVSTATGRTPEDLADLARCAGLEATPFQSLDAALADVAACASKDGEPPRILICGSLYLAGEVLARSGQAPE